From Cyprinus carpio isolate SPL01 chromosome A7, ASM1834038v1, whole genome shotgun sequence, a single genomic window includes:
- the LOC109073510 gene encoding mucin-5AC-like produces the protein MTGSVSPIGAHNKQVCSTWGNYHFKKFDGDIFQLPSTCNYIMCAMCGSSYEDFNIQLRRQVINDQPIITNITMKLDSAVVELTKNSVTVDGRQINLPFIHSGILIYKSSSYVKVTAKHGLVAMWNEDDSFTVELDMMHLNKTCGLCGDFSGIQSHNEIIKDDADRSPYDYGYFAKSDSTESCIEQMSSTKPCKEMTPVCEQLLSGPSFSSCKDLVPLDSFIKACELDMCFCTNRTRSFCVCRTISEYFRQCIQAGGKPDPWMKEQFCDKSCPYHNMVYQECGNPCINTCSYPDRSHICEDQCIDGCFCPEGYLFDDLTNRGCIAKNQCPCIHNGNIYEPGQTYRSNCKECTCVDNLWSCEDRDCPGTCSVEGGSHFTTYDGRTYSFHGDCTYVLSKQTSDNEFTVLGDLIKCGFTDTETCLKAVTILFSKRNTVFRIQSDGKVFVNKMHSQLPLSIADVMIFKPTTFFIIVQTSFGLELEIQLISVMQVYIKVDVTYKQKTNGLCGNFNSIQADDFITVSGSPEATAVDFANGWKARANCPDVKNNFEDPCSFSLDNERYAKKWCSLLSDPDGVFAPCHKEISPDIYQMICMYDACNCEKSEDCMCAALSSYVHNCATKGIHLPRWRNTACSKFSASCPENMVYSYKVQNNSRSCRCNSDPDFTCGVTFEPVDGCICAEGTFLDEEAKCVPLSSCSCYSKDTVILPGEVINRDGTMCTCKDGKLSCIGKRIMQQSCPQPMVFFDCTSAAPESTGSECQKSCSTLDMACISTECISGCMCPPGLVSDGMGGCIKEDLCPCIHNGIVHQPGDTIKVDCNSCTCKDRKWECTTNPCHGTCLVHGDGHYVTFDGKRYTFDGECEYTLITDYCGHANASGTLRVLTENIPCGSTGTTCSKTVRLFLGVRLKLTDGGYQILHRDEGVDIPYQILIRGIYMVIEANNGLIVMWDQRANMFIKLSPNFKGAVCGLCGNFDGNANNDFMLRSHEVVIKPLDFGNDWKESNSCPVTTEIRNPCSNNPYRQSWAQKECSIIKSGVFTTCHYQVDPNHFYDACVRDSCACDSGGDHDCLCTAIAAYAQACNEAGACVAWRTPKICPLFCDYYNAPGNCDWQYKPCGAPCLQTCRNPTGQCSSQILALEGCYPTCPPGHPYFDEDTMKCVKKEQCGCYDKEGKHYGNQEIVPSIENCQICYCKSMEINCKYNATACTCTFKGNKYMHGDTIYNTTDGLGSCMTAVCEEHGIIKKTSYPCQTSHSTTTYTSPTIFDFSRKIAVLGLYRTCNFLVSEKNVIILLCLFNQMSMFYEKCIHNKNYNFLYFIAETTLSGMTAKYTTETLPTKTVSSFTTSTTTTSITTTPNPTKTSTSTPSPSLSTSMPIPPTVQTSSTVSGKSTSLSTIAFTTTASAFSPKSTTMKTTTLTPTPGFVKYSSYNSVINKHAHTTKYNINGPKFLHCYKYIHRHINNNFYCYTFTNFSNHNGYNTNEDINKPNFFHKHKHISKNFHIFFCYNFNKQIYTKSYTTSPEFPHCPKFLQYDRHNYNSNNKNIYSSINNISNIYNIENKHPYSYPWM, from the exons atgactggttctgTCTCACCTATAGGTGCTCATAACAAACAAGTCTGTAGCACATGGGGTAACTACCACTTCAAGAAATTTGATGGAGATATTTTCCAGCTACCATCCACTTGTAATTATATCATGTGTGCAATGTGTGGAAGCAGCTACGAAGACTTCAACATTCAGTTGAGACGGCAAGTAATAAATGACCAACCGATTATCACTAACATCACAATGAAGTTGGACAGCGCTGTAGTGGAGCTCACCAAAAACTCTGTCACGGTGGACGGACGACA GATAAATCTGCCGTTTATCCACTCTGGTATTCTTATCTATAAGAGTTCCTCCTACGTCAAAGTCACTGCTAAACACGGACTGGTGGCCATGTGGAATGAGGATGACTCTTTCACT GTTGAACTGGACATGATGCACCTAAATAAGACCTGCGGCTTGTGTGGAGACTTCAGTGGCATCCAGTCACACAATGAGATCATCAAAGATG ATGCTGACAGATCTCCATATGACTATGGATACTTCGCAAAATCAGATTCAACAGAGAGTTGTATAGAACAGATGAGTTCAACAAAGCCATGCAAAGAAATG ACACCAGTATGCGAGCAGCTGCTTTCAGGCCCATCTTTCAGCAGTTGTAAGGACCTTGTACCTCTTGACTCCTTCATCAAAGCCTGTGAATTGGACATGTGCTTCTGCACAAACAGGACCAGATCCTTTTGTGTTTGCAGAACCATCTCAGAATACTTTCGCCAGTGCATCCAGGCGGGTGGAAAGCCTGATCCGTGGATGAAGGAGCAGTTCTGTG ATAAATCGTGTCCTTACCACAATATGGTGTATCAAGAATGTGGAAACCCTTGTATCAACACCTGTTCATACCCTGACAGAAGTCATATTTGTGAGGACCAATGCATCGATGGGTGTTTCTGTCCTGAAG GATACCTGTTTGATGACCTCACTAATAGAGGTTGTATTGCCAAGAATCAGTGTCCCTGCATCCACAATGGAAACATATATGAACCTGGACAGACCTACAGAAGTAACTGTAAAGAATg CACTTGTGTCGATAATCTATGGAGCTGTGAAGACAGAGATTGCCCAGGGACTTGCTCTGTCGAAGGTGGTTCCCATTTTACCACTTACGATGGGAGGACATACAGTTTTCATGGAGACTGTACTTACGTTCTTTCTAAG CAGACCAGTGACAATGAGTTTACAGTTTTGGGGGATCTGATAAAATGCGGTTTCACTGACACTGAAACATGTCTGAAGGCAGTAACTATTCTTTTCTCAAAGAGGAACACA GTGTTCAGGATCCAGTCTGATGGAAAAGTGtttgttaataaaatgcattcaCAGCTCCCTCTTTCCATAG CTGACGTGATGATTTTCAAACCCACCACATTTTTCATCATCGTCCAGACGTCTTTTGGGCTTGAGCTGGAGATCCAGCTCATATCAGTAATGCAGGTTTACATAAAAGTTGATGTGACTTACAAGCAGAAAACAAATG GTTTGTGTGGGAACTTCAATAGTATTCAAGCAGATGACTTCATAACTGTTAGTGGATCTCCTGAAGCTACAGCAGTAGACTTTGCCAATGGCTGGAAAGCACGAGCCAACTGCCCTGATGTTAAAAACAACTTTGAGGATCCCTGCAGTTTCAGCTTAGATAATG AGAGATATGCTAAGAAATGGTGCTCTCTGCTGTCAGACCCGGATGGGGTGTTTGCTCCATGCCACAAAGAGATCAGCCCTGATATCTATCAAATG ATCTGCATGTATGATGCCTGTAATTGTGAGAAAAGTGAAGACTGCATGTGTGCTGCTTTGTCTTCATACGTACACAACTGTGCTACAAAAGGGATTCATCTGCCTCGCTGGAGAAACACTGCATGCA GCAAATTTTCAGCCAGTTGTCCCGAAAATATGGTTTATTCTtacaaagttcaaaacaacagtcGTTCCTGCCGTTGCAACAGCGACCCAGACTTCACTTGTGGTGTCACATTTGAGCCTGTAGATGGGTGTATCTGTGCAGAGGGAACGTTCCTTGATGAAGAAGCAAAATGTGTCCCTTTATCTAGTTGTTCCTGCTACAGCAAAGACACAGTGATTCTCCCAGGAGAAGTTATCAACAGGGATGGCACCATGTG CACTTGCAAGGATGGGAAACTCAGTTGTATTGGAAAGAGAATTATGCAACAAT CTTGTCCCCAACCTATGGTGTTCTTTGACTGCACTAGTGCTGCTCCTGAATCTACAGGATCAGAGTGCCAAAAGAGCTGCAGCACTTTAGATATGGCTTGT ATTAGCACTGAGTGCATCTCGGGCTGTATGTGTCCACCTGGACTGGTATCAGATGGTATGGGTGGCTGCATCAAAGAAGATCTTTGTCCTTGCATTCACAATGGCATTGTACATCAACCTGGAGATACAATCAAAGTGGATTGCAATAGCTG TACTTGTAAGGATAGGAAATGGGAATGTACCACAAACCCGTGCCATGGAACCTGCTTAGTCCATGGAGATGGCCATTACGTTACATTTGATGGAAAGAGATACACTTTTGATGGAGAATGTGAATACACATTAATCACA GATTATTGCGGACATGCCAATGCCAGTGGTACTTTGCGAGTTCTCACTGAAAACATACCATGTGGATCTACTGGCACCACTTGCTCTAAGACTGTCAGACTCTTCCTTGGGGTGAGA CTCAAATTGACAGATGGAGGTTATCAGATTCTTCACAGAGATGAGGGAGTGGACATTCCTTACCAAATTTTGATAAGAGGAATTTACATGGTCATTGAGGCAAATAATGGACTAATTGTCATGTGGGACCAGAGGGCAAATATGTTCATCAAACTCAGTCCAAACTTTAAG GGTGCTGTTTGTGGTCTTTGCGGGAACTTTGATGGGAATGCAAACAATGACTTTATGTTGAGAAGTCACGAGGTTGTAATTAAACCCTTGGACTTTGGAAACGATTGGAAAGAGTCTAATAGCTGTCCTGTTACTACGGAAATTAGAAATCCCTGCTCAAATAATCCTTACAGGCAATCATGGGCTCAGAAAGAATGTAGTATCATTAAGAGTGGAGTTTTTACAACATGCCATTATCA GGTGGATCCCAATCATTTTTATGATGCTTGTGTGAGAGACTCATGTGCTTGTGATAGCGGTGGGGATCATGACTGTTTATGCACTGCTATAGCAGCCTATGCACAAGCCTGTAATGAGGCTGGAGCCTGTGTTGCCTGGAGAACACCTAAAATATGCC CGTTGTTCTGTGATTATTACAATGCTCCTGGAAACTGTGATTGGCAGTACAAACCTTGCGGAGCTCCTTGTCTGCAGACCTGCAGAAATCCAACTGGGCAGTGCTCAAGTCAGATACTAGCACTTgaag gTTGTTACCCCACATGTCCCCCTGGGCATCCTTACTTTGATGAGGATAcaatgaaatgtgttaaaaaggaGCAGTGTGGCTGTTATGACAAAGAGGGGAAACATTACGGCAATCAGGAGATAGTTCCTTCAATAGAAAATTGCCAGATATG ctattgcAAGTCCATGGAGATCAACTGCAAATACAATGCAACTG CTTGCACCTGCACATTCAAAGGgaataaatatatgcatggaGACACAATATATAATACTACAGATGGGCTTGGCAGCTGCATGACAGCTGTCTGTGAGGAACATGGAATAATTAAAAAGACTTCATACCCTTGTCAAACATCACATTCAACAACAACCTATACTTCACCAACTATCTTTGACTTTTCCCGTAAAATAGCAG TTTTAGGATTGTATAGAACCTGTAACTTCCTGGTTTCTGAAAAAAA tgtcattattttattatgtttgtttaatcaaatgtctatgttttatgaaaaatgtattcacaataagaattacaattttttatattttattgcagaGACAACTTTGTCAGGAATGACAGCCAAATACACTACAGAAACTTTGCCAACAAAGACGGTATCGTCATTCACTACATCCACCACTACTACAAGCATAACCACAACTCCAAATCCAACTAAAACATCCACTTCAACTCCTTCTCCAAGTTTATCAACTAGCATGCCTATACCACCAACTGTCCAAACCTCCTCCACTGTTTCAGGTAAATCAACATCTCTGTCAACAATAGCATTTACTACAACTGCCTCAGCATTTTCTCCAAAATCCACAACAATGAAAACAACCACCCTTACTCCTACCCCTGGAT TCGTTAAATACAGTAGCTACAACAGTGTCATCAACAAGCATGCACATACCACCAAGTACAACATCAATGGTCCAAAGTTCCTCCACTGTTACAAGTATATCCACAGACATATCAACAACAATTTCTACTGTTACACATTCACCAACTTTTCTAACCACAATGGCTACAACACCAATGAAGACATCAACAAGCCTAATTTCTTCCACAAACACAAGCATATCAGCAAAAACTTCcacatttttttctgctacaACTTCAACAAGCAGATTTACACAAAAAGTTACACCACCAGTCCAGAGTTCCCCCACTG TCCAAAATTCCTCCAGTATGACAGGCATAACTACAactccaacaacaaaaacatctacAGCTCCATCAACAACATCTCCAACATCTACAACATTGAAAATAAGCACCCTTACTCCTACCCCTGGATGTAA